Proteins from one Bacteroides mediterraneensis genomic window:
- a CDS encoding UDP-N-acetylmuramoyl-L-alanyl-D-glutamate--2,6-diaminopimelate ligase, protein MRLENILKAVNPLQIIGETNLEVSGIHMDSRMVKSDFMFVAVKGTQADGHNYIPKAIENGATVIVCEQLPEKQEAHVTYIQLADTEETVGKLATTFYGDPTSKLDLIGVTGTNGKTTIATLLYTMFRSFGYKTGLVSTVCNYIDGEAIPTEHTTPDPITLNQLLGRMADEGCKYAFMEVSSHSVVQKRISGLRFAGGIFTNITRDHLDYHKTFENYLKAKKAFFDGLPKQAFALTNADDKNGLVMTQNTKAKVSTYSLHSLCDFKGKVLEDSFDGMLLDINNREVNVQFIGRFNASNLLAVYGAACLLGKKPEDVLLKLSMLRPVCGRFDAKRSPKGYTAIVDYAHTPDALVNVLDTIHEVLRGRGHVITVVGAGGNRDKGKRPLMAQESVKRSDKVIITSDNPRFEEPQDIINDMLNGLNKEEMKKVISIVDRKEAIRTACMLAQPQDVILIAGKGHETYQDVKGVKSHFDDKEVLDEIFKGEE, encoded by the coding sequence ATGAGATTAGAAAATATCCTGAAAGCGGTCAATCCGCTCCAAATCATAGGTGAGACCAACTTGGAAGTTTCTGGAATCCACATGGATTCACGAATGGTAAAGAGTGACTTCATGTTTGTGGCTGTAAAAGGCACACAGGCCGACGGACATAACTATATTCCGAAAGCCATTGAAAACGGGGCTACGGTCATTGTCTGCGAGCAACTGCCCGAAAAGCAGGAAGCTCACGTCACCTACATACAACTGGCAGACACGGAAGAGACCGTAGGCAAACTGGCTACCACCTTCTACGGAGACCCGACCTCCAAACTGGATTTAATCGGTGTAACCGGGACCAATGGAAAAACGACCATTGCCACCTTATTATATACTATGTTCCGTTCGTTCGGATACAAGACCGGACTGGTATCTACCGTATGTAACTACATCGATGGAGAAGCTATCCCCACAGAACATACAACTCCCGACCCCATCACGCTCAACCAACTATTGGGGCGTATGGCAGATGAAGGATGCAAATATGCCTTCATGGAAGTCAGTTCGCACTCCGTGGTACAGAAGCGTATCAGCGGCTTGCGATTTGCCGGAGGTATCTTTACCAATATTACCCGCGACCACTTGGACTATCACAAAACTTTCGAGAATTATCTGAAAGCTAAAAAGGCGTTCTTTGACGGCCTCCCTAAACAGGCGTTTGCCTTAACCAATGCGGATGACAAAAACGGATTGGTAATGACACAGAATACCAAGGCCAAAGTGTCAACCTACTCCTTGCATTCATTGTGCGACTTCAAGGGGAAAGTACTGGAAGACAGCTTTGACGGCATGCTGCTGGACATCAACAACCGGGAAGTAAACGTACAATTCATCGGACGCTTCAATGCCTCCAACCTGCTGGCCGTATATGGAGCTGCTTGCCTGTTAGGAAAAAAGCCGGAAGATGTTTTGCTGAAACTCAGCATGCTACGCCCGGTTTGCGGACGTTTCGATGCCAAACGTTCTCCTAAAGGATATACTGCCATTGTCGATTATGCCCATACTCCAGATGCGTTGGTAAATGTATTGGACACCATTCACGAGGTACTGAGAGGAAGAGGTCATGTAATCACCGTAGTAGGTGCAGGTGGAAACCGTGACAAAGGAAAACGTCCGTTGATGGCACAAGAATCAGTAAAACGCAGCGATAAGGTCATCATCACTTCAGACAATCCGCGGTTTGAAGAACCACAGGACATCATCAACGATATGTTGAACGGATTGAACAAAGAAGAGATGAAAAAGGTTATCAGCATCGTAGACCGTAAAGAGGCTATCCGCACGGCATGTATGCTGGCCCAGCCACAAGATGTGATTTTGATTGCCGGAAAGGGGCATGAAACTTATCAGGACGTCAAAGGAGTCAAATCACATTTCGATGACAAAGAAGTTCTGGACGAGATATTTAAAGGAGAAGAATAA
- a CDS encoding penicillin-binding protein has translation MIPGQKNIILRYTLIVFVMALLAIAIIAKAAIIMFAERQYWKDVADRFVKENVVVHPTRGNIISADGKLMASSLPEYKIYMDFKAGGEKKDTMLMNHLTEICEGLHQIFPDKSVKEFRQHILKGRRLKSRNYLLYPRRISYIEYKEAKQLPVFNLSKYKGGFHELAFNQRKKPFGSLAARTLGDMYPDMELGAKNGIELTYDSILRGQDGITHRQKVMNKYLNIIDKPAVDGCDVITTIDVDMQDIAEKALVDQLKTLNAVFGVAIVMDVATGEVKANVNMTQAGDGNYYEMRNTAVSNLMEPGSTFKTASIMVALEDKYITPDYMVDTGNGVVNMHGSNMKDWNWYKGGYGEIDVTRIMEVSSNVGVSTIIDKFYGQNPQKFIDGLRRMSIDKPLNLGFAGEASPRILGPKERYFAKTTLPWMSIGYETMIPPIYILNFYNAIANNGTMVKPKFVKAISKNGEIIKEYPTEIVNPKICSDTTLTMIQGILRKVVSEGLAKPAGSKQFNVSGKTGTAQISQGKAGYKAGGVSYLVSFCGYFPSEAPKYSCLVSIQIPHGPASGGLQAGSVFSRIAERIYAKHLYQNLASAKDSTSIFVPHVKNGDLCEASYVLRSLDIKSNSASIPVGNSPVWGRANCSDTYAELKKLHTDKNLVPNVRGMGAKDAVYLLESKGLRVRLSGTGKVTKQSLNAGSYLHKGQTITLTLD, from the coding sequence ATGATACCCGGACAGAAAAATATCATCTTACGCTATACGCTCATTGTATTCGTCATGGCATTACTAGCCATTGCAATCATTGCAAAGGCCGCCATCATTATGTTTGCAGAGCGGCAATACTGGAAAGATGTGGCCGACCGTTTTGTGAAAGAAAACGTCGTGGTACATCCCACGAGAGGGAACATCATCTCGGCCGACGGCAAACTCATGGCCAGCAGCCTGCCTGAATACAAAATCTACATGGACTTCAAGGCCGGAGGTGAGAAGAAGGACACCATGCTGATGAATCACCTGACAGAAATCTGCGAAGGCCTACACCAGATTTTTCCGGACAAAAGCGTAAAGGAGTTCCGCCAGCACATTCTAAAGGGAAGACGACTGAAAAGCCGAAACTATCTTCTTTACCCACGACGTATCTCCTACATCGAATACAAAGAAGCGAAGCAACTGCCGGTATTTAACCTCAGCAAATATAAAGGAGGATTCCATGAACTGGCATTCAACCAACGGAAAAAGCCCTTTGGCTCACTGGCGGCACGTACATTGGGGGACATGTATCCCGACATGGAATTAGGAGCCAAAAATGGAATTGAGCTTACATACGATTCCATCCTTCGCGGGCAAGACGGTATCACTCATCGCCAAAAGGTGATGAACAAATACCTGAACATCATTGACAAACCTGCGGTAGACGGCTGTGATGTCATTACCACAATTGATGTGGACATGCAGGATATTGCAGAGAAGGCTCTCGTAGACCAATTGAAGACCCTCAACGCGGTGTTCGGGGTAGCCATCGTGATGGATGTGGCTACCGGAGAGGTAAAAGCCAACGTAAATATGACACAGGCTGGCGACGGCAATTATTATGAAATGAGAAATACGGCAGTCAGCAACTTGATGGAACCGGGATCTACTTTCAAGACCGCTTCTATCATGGTAGCCTTGGAAGATAAATATATCACTCCGGACTATATGGTGGATACGGGCAACGGTGTGGTCAACATGCACGGAAGCAACATGAAGGACTGGAACTGGTACAAAGGCGGGTATGGAGAAATAGATGTGACCCGCATCATGGAAGTGTCGTCCAACGTGGGTGTTTCTACTATCATCGATAAATTCTACGGCCAGAATCCCCAGAAATTCATCGATGGGCTGAGAAGAATGAGCATCGACAAACCTCTAAACCTGGGGTTTGCGGGAGAAGCAAGTCCGCGCATACTGGGACCTAAAGAGCGGTATTTTGCCAAGACAACCCTCCCGTGGATGAGCATAGGCTACGAAACAATGATTCCTCCTATTTATATATTGAACTTTTACAATGCCATCGCCAATAACGGAACCATGGTAAAGCCCAAATTTGTAAAAGCAATTTCCAAGAACGGTGAAATCATCAAAGAATATCCGACGGAGATAGTCAATCCTAAAATCTGTTCCGATACCACGCTTACCATGATCCAGGGTATTTTACGGAAAGTGGTTTCGGAAGGATTGGCCAAACCGGCCGGAAGCAAACAATTCAATGTCTCCGGTAAGACCGGAACGGCCCAGATTTCCCAAGGAAAAGCTGGATACAAGGCAGGAGGCGTAAGCTATCTGGTCAGCTTCTGCGGATATTTCCCTTCAGAGGCTCCCAAATACAGCTGCCTGGTATCCATACAGATTCCACATGGCCCTGCCTCCGGTGGCTTGCAGGCGGGTAGCGTGTTCAGCCGGATAGCCGAACGCATTTATGCCAAGCATTTGTATCAAAATCTGGCTTCGGCCAAAGATTCTACCTCCATATTCGTCCCTCATGTGAAAAACGGGGACTTATGCGAAGCTTCTTACGTACTGAGAAGTCTGGATATCAAAAGCAACAGCGCCAGTATCCCCGTCGGCAATTCACCCGTTTGGGGAAGAGCTAACTGTAGTGACACTTATGCGGAACTGAAAAAATTACATACGGATAAGAATCTGGTTCCCAATGTAAGAGGAATGGGGGCCAAGGACGCTGTATATCTGCTGGAAAGCAAAGGACTCAGAGTCCGTCTATCCGGCACAGGAAAAGTAACGAAACAAAGCCTCAACGCTGGCTCTTATTTACATAAAGGACAAACAATTACATTAACATTAGACTAA